The proteins below come from a single Gordonia sp. X0973 genomic window:
- a CDS encoding lycopene cyclase family protein: MTDRPSPATGVPPSHDLVVLGAGPAGRALAHRAAAAGLDTAVVDPDPHRTWSQTFGAFEDDLPDWLPAQMAATHSGSVVAYTPRRQVIERRYIVLDNIALRRYLHLDAVTIITARAATATPRSVRLDGGQTLHARAVIDATGRRAGVPDAPHQRAYGVIGTAGADVESVLMDWRPPPGATPGTPTFSYRVPLGGGRFLVEETFLAGRPPSMDDLARRWAQRGTPSGWRGSNGNPEVEFVDFPLVDSGPAPWVDDGAPVRFGAAGGMMHPATGYSVAESLRCVDTVVAAVRAGREPRTALWPARARTVYRLRRRGLGVLLGLHDDETAEFFDAFFRIDPAAQRAYLGARDDVPGVLRAMALTFAELDWRGRGGLLRAGAADALEQIRSARR; this comes from the coding sequence ATGACCGATCGCCCGTCCCCCGCGACCGGCGTCCCCCCGTCGCACGATCTCGTCGTCCTGGGCGCCGGTCCGGCGGGGCGGGCGCTCGCACACCGCGCCGCCGCGGCAGGCCTCGACACCGCCGTCGTCGACCCCGATCCACATCGGACCTGGTCACAGACCTTCGGCGCCTTCGAAGACGACCTGCCCGATTGGCTGCCCGCGCAGATGGCGGCCACGCACAGCGGCAGCGTCGTCGCCTACACCCCCCGACGGCAGGTCATCGAACGCCGCTACATCGTGCTCGACAACATCGCGCTGCGCCGGTACCTGCACCTCGACGCGGTGACCATCATCACCGCCCGCGCGGCCACGGCCACACCCCGGTCCGTCCGCCTCGATGGAGGACAGACGCTGCACGCACGCGCGGTCATCGACGCCACCGGCCGCCGGGCCGGTGTCCCCGATGCCCCGCACCAGCGGGCCTACGGCGTTATCGGCACCGCAGGCGCCGACGTCGAATCCGTGCTGATGGACTGGCGGCCCCCGCCGGGTGCCACGCCCGGGACGCCGACCTTCAGCTATCGGGTTCCACTCGGCGGCGGGCGCTTCCTCGTCGAGGAGACCTTTCTCGCGGGCCGTCCACCGTCGATGGACGACCTCGCGCGCCGATGGGCACAGCGCGGCACCCCGAGTGGGTGGCGGGGCTCCAACGGGAATCCGGAGGTCGAGTTCGTCGACTTCCCCCTGGTCGACTCCGGCCCGGCGCCGTGGGTCGACGACGGCGCACCGGTCCGGTTCGGCGCCGCCGGCGGCATGATGCACCCGGCGACCGGATACAGCGTCGCCGAGTCGCTGCGCTGCGTCGACACCGTCGTCGCGGCGGTGCGCGCCGGGCGGGAGCCGCGGACCGCGCTGTGGCCGGCGCGGGCACGTACCGTCTATCGCCTGCGCCGACGCGGCCTGGGCGTTCTACTCGGGTTGCACGACGACGAGACTGCGGAGTTCTTCGACGCGTTCTTCCGCATCGACCCGGCGGCGCAGCGCGCCTACCTCGGCGCCCGGGACGACGTACCCGGCGTGCTCCGCGCGATGGCGCTGACCTTCGCCGAGCTCGACTGGCGCGGACGCGGCGGGCTGCTGCGCGCGGGTGCCGCGGACGCGCTGGAACAGATCCGTTCCGCGCGACGTTGA
- a CDS encoding HNH endonuclease signature motif containing protein, translated as METETAAADDGASVGDIPSGGDSGGLDSASDNCYDLIWDHPAPWDEPDAWDDEAFWCQRAQAVGAAASLALGDPEWTVDVLTHTGKANAMLAWIEYREIGAMHSGLVATGRPEASARGVRMLDIETQAAARIAMSRGISQSQGDRWLAEAIAMRDRIPSIGRCLRDGIISPRQFRLAVSRTELIDGQDWSKTIDLDVAARLHSRTGTWSNKRLTDLIDRIIFRHDPDAVRRRHEKAKASRSVWVLPDADGMATLGATMTAQDANIALRNVFLLAGKVCKKDPRSESARRCDALFSLLSGLRFECDCGTHDCASDIPEPGALAQWIADHQNQEVAKGRVLVQVIASQTTVDGRDDEPAFIDGHGVISAAHLRDLLTRDDIRLRPLNPADSNDLDETSLPTHLPSDPYRPSTALATFVRTRDGYCTIPGCDKPAWQCDIDHVAEYDHDDPTAGGQTTPDGLATKCRMHHNLKTFGSGWVDDQYRDSTGRLLSEVVSPEGIRFPGPAETNSALFPSLDTITWHAPKPAAPTSPAPDDPKPRDRTKAKHARRRAEREANRQQRLAEEKIAADRETRRRREHPRETDGDPPY; from the coding sequence ATGGAGACCGAGACGGCGGCAGCGGATGACGGGGCATCCGTCGGCGATATCCCGTCGGGTGGGGACAGCGGCGGGCTCGATTCCGCGTCAGACAACTGCTACGACCTCATCTGGGATCACCCCGCACCGTGGGACGAACCCGATGCTTGGGATGACGAGGCGTTCTGGTGTCAGCGCGCCCAGGCGGTCGGGGCGGCCGCGTCGCTGGCGCTGGGCGATCCGGAGTGGACCGTCGATGTTCTCACACACACCGGCAAGGCCAACGCGATGCTGGCCTGGATCGAGTATCGCGAGATCGGGGCCATGCATTCGGGGTTGGTCGCCACCGGTAGACCGGAGGCCTCGGCGCGCGGGGTCCGGATGCTCGACATCGAAACCCAAGCCGCTGCCCGGATCGCCATGAGCCGCGGCATCAGTCAAAGTCAGGGCGATAGGTGGCTGGCCGAGGCGATCGCGATGCGCGACCGCATCCCGTCCATCGGGCGCTGCCTGCGCGACGGCATCATCAGCCCCCGCCAATTCCGGTTAGCGGTGTCCCGAACCGAATTGATCGACGGCCAGGACTGGTCGAAGACGATCGACCTCGATGTCGCCGCCCGACTGCACTCCCGCACCGGCACCTGGTCCAACAAGCGGTTGACCGACCTCATCGACCGCATCATCTTCCGGCACGACCCCGACGCAGTCCGTCGTCGCCACGAGAAGGCCAAGGCCTCCCGGTCGGTGTGGGTCCTGCCCGATGCCGACGGCATGGCCACCCTCGGTGCGACGATGACCGCTCAAGACGCCAACATCGCGCTGCGCAACGTGTTCCTGCTCGCCGGAAAAGTCTGCAAGAAGGATCCGCGCAGCGAATCGGCCCGACGCTGCGATGCGCTGTTCTCACTGCTCAGCGGATTGCGCTTCGAATGCGACTGCGGCACCCACGACTGCGCATCCGACATCCCCGAGCCCGGCGCGCTGGCGCAATGGATCGCCGACCACCAAAACCAGGAAGTGGCCAAGGGCCGGGTGCTCGTCCAAGTGATCGCCAGCCAGACCACCGTCGACGGTCGCGACGACGAACCCGCCTTCATCGACGGACACGGCGTCATCTCCGCCGCACACCTGCGCGACCTGCTCACTCGTGACGACATCCGCCTCCGCCCCCTCAACCCGGCCGATAGCAACGACCTCGATGAAACGTCCCTACCGACGCACCTGCCGTCGGATCCATACCGCCCATCGACGGCGCTGGCTACCTTCGTGCGCACCCGCGACGGATACTGCACGATACCCGGCTGCGACAAGCCCGCATGGCAGTGCGATATCGACCACGTCGCCGAATACGACCACGACGACCCCACCGCCGGCGGTCAAACCACCCCCGACGGACTGGCCACCAAATGCCGCATGCACCACAACCTCAAAACATTCGGCAGCGGCTGGGTCGACGACCAATACCGCGACAGCACCGGCCGCCTACTCTCCGAGGTCGTCTCCCCCGAAGGAATTCGATTCCCAGGACCCGCAGAAACCAATTCCGCGCTATTCCCCAGCCTCGACACCATCACATGGCACGCCCCGAAGCCCGCCGCTCCGACGTCGCCGGCACCCGATGACCCCAAACCCCGAGACCGCACCAAAGCCAAGCACGCCCGCCGACGAGCCGAACGCGAGGCCAATCGCCAACAACGCCTCGCCGAGGAGAAAATCGCCGCCGACCGTGAAACCCGACGCCGACGCGAACACCCCCGCGAAACCGACGGCGACCCGCCCTACTGA
- a CDS encoding ABC-F family ATP-binding cassette domain-containing protein gives MITATDLEVRAGARTLLSAPGSALRIGPGDRIGLVGRNGAGKTTSLRILAGETEPYAGTVVRNGEIGYLPQDPKEGDLTVLAKDRVLSARGLDVMVRDMEKQQLLMAELVDEAARDKAVRRYGQLEERFSALGGYEAESDAARICHNLGLPDRVLSQQLSTLSGGQRRRIELARILFAASDEGGKSTTTLLLDEPTNHLDADSITWLRSFLQSHEGGLIVISHDVDLLADVVNKVWFLDAVRGEADVYNMGWKKYLDARATDEARRRRERANAEKKAAALRTQAAKLGAKATKATAAQNMLKRAERMLGELDDERVADRTATIRFPEPATCGKTPLMASGLTKMYGSLEIFSGVDLAIDKGSRVVVLGLNGAGKTTLLKLLAGAEKSDAGSLEPGYGLKIGYFAQEHDTLDDDATVWENIRHAAPDAGEQDLRGLLGAFMFSGAQLEQPAGTLSGGEKTRLSLAGLVSSAANVLLLDEPTNNLDPVSREQVLDALRSYTGAVVLVTHDPGAAAALDPQRVILLPDGTEDHWSDEYQELIELA, from the coding sequence ATGATCACCGCCACCGATCTCGAGGTCCGCGCGGGCGCCCGGACCCTGCTCTCGGCGCCCGGTTCCGCGCTGCGCATCGGACCGGGGGACCGCATCGGATTGGTCGGCCGCAACGGGGCCGGGAAGACGACCTCGCTGCGCATCCTCGCCGGTGAGACAGAGCCCTACGCAGGCACGGTCGTCCGCAACGGCGAGATCGGCTACCTCCCGCAGGACCCCAAAGAGGGCGACCTGACCGTGCTCGCCAAGGACCGCGTGCTCTCGGCCCGCGGCCTCGACGTCATGGTCCGCGACATGGAGAAGCAGCAGCTCCTCATGGCCGAACTCGTCGACGAGGCCGCCCGCGACAAGGCGGTCCGGCGCTACGGCCAGCTGGAGGAGCGGTTCTCGGCGTTGGGCGGCTACGAGGCCGAGTCCGACGCGGCACGGATCTGCCACAACCTCGGCCTGCCCGACCGCGTGCTGTCGCAGCAGCTCTCGACCCTGTCCGGCGGGCAGCGCCGCCGTATCGAGCTGGCCCGGATCCTGTTCGCGGCCTCCGACGAGGGCGGCAAGTCGACGACGACCCTGCTGCTCGACGAGCCCACCAACCACCTCGACGCCGACTCGATCACCTGGCTGCGCTCCTTCCTGCAGAGCCACGAGGGCGGTTTGATCGTCATCAGCCACGACGTGGACCTGCTGGCGGATGTCGTGAACAAGGTGTGGTTCCTCGACGCTGTGCGCGGCGAGGCCGACGTCTACAACATGGGCTGGAAGAAATACCTGGACGCGCGCGCCACCGACGAGGCCCGTCGTCGGCGCGAGCGGGCCAACGCGGAGAAGAAGGCCGCCGCCCTGCGCACGCAGGCCGCGAAACTGGGCGCGAAGGCGACCAAGGCGACCGCGGCGCAGAACATGCTCAAGCGGGCCGAACGCATGCTGGGCGAACTCGACGACGAGCGGGTGGCCGACCGGACCGCGACGATCCGGTTCCCGGAACCCGCCACCTGCGGCAAGACACCGCTGATGGCCTCCGGGCTGACCAAGATGTACGGCTCGTTGGAGATCTTCAGCGGCGTCGACCTGGCGATCGACAAGGGCAGCCGCGTGGTGGTCCTCGGACTCAACGGTGCGGGCAAGACCACACTGCTCAAACTGCTGGCCGGGGCGGAGAAATCCGACGCGGGCTCGCTCGAGCCCGGTTACGGCCTGAAGATCGGCTACTTCGCGCAGGAGCACGACACGCTCGACGACGATGCCACCGTGTGGGAGAACATCCGGCATGCGGCGCCCGACGCCGGGGAGCAGGACCTTCGGGGGCTCCTGGGAGCGTTCATGTTCAGCGGCGCGCAGCTCGAACAACCCGCCGGCACGCTGTCCGGCGGTGAGAAGACGCGGTTGTCGCTGGCCGGCCTCGTCTCGTCGGCGGCCAACGTGCTGCTGCTCGACGAGCCGACCAACAACCTCGACCCGGTGTCGCGCGAACAGGTGCTCGACGCCCTGCGCAGCTATACCGGCGCCGTCGTCCTGGTCACCCACGATCCCGGCGCGGCGGCCGCCTTGGACCCGCAACGGGTGATCTTGCTGCCCGACGGCACCGAGGACCACTGGTCCGACGAGTACCAGGAATTGATCGAACTCGCCTAG
- a CDS encoding circularly permuted type 2 ATP-grasp protein — protein sequence MTGTATPSSGRGPFGAYRAGEQQRAVDEMFDTDGSVRPTYGQIASALRAMDPSDLRARLDALGRAFIDQGVTFSLSGQERPFPLDPVPRVIDATEWTRLEAGITQRVRALEMFLDDVYGEQAILGDGVLPRRLINSCAHFHRQAFGIRPPNGVRIHVAGIDLIRDEKGDLRVLEDNVRSPSGVSYVMENRRTMARVFPDLFATHRVRAVRDYPRHLLRALRASAPSSVTNPTVVLLTPGVANSAYFEHSLLARQMGIELVEGRDLICRDNVVYMRTTDGRTRVDVIYRRIDDDYLDPLQFRPDSVLGVAGLVNAARAGNVVISSAVGNGVADDKLVYTYVPEIIRYYLGEEPLLRNVETLRCWLPDECAEVLSRLDELVVKPVEGSGGYGIVFGPFATRGELDRLADRIRANPRGWIAQPLVALSTNPTLFDDALEPRHVDLRPFAVNDGESVWVLPGGLTRVALEKGSMVVNSSQGGGSKDTWVLATGKDGS from the coding sequence GTGACTGGGACCGCGACACCTTCTTCGGGCCGGGGCCCGTTCGGGGCCTACCGCGCCGGTGAGCAGCAGCGCGCCGTCGACGAGATGTTCGACACCGACGGCTCGGTCCGACCCACCTACGGCCAGATCGCCTCCGCGCTGCGCGCGATGGACCCGAGCGATCTGCGTGCGCGACTCGACGCACTCGGTCGTGCGTTCATCGACCAGGGCGTCACCTTCTCCCTCTCCGGTCAGGAACGCCCCTTCCCCCTGGACCCGGTGCCGCGCGTCATCGACGCCACGGAGTGGACCCGCCTGGAGGCCGGGATCACCCAGCGGGTACGGGCGCTGGAGATGTTCCTCGACGACGTCTACGGGGAGCAGGCGATTCTCGGCGACGGTGTGCTGCCCCGCCGGCTGATCAACTCGTGCGCGCACTTCCACCGCCAGGCCTTCGGGATCCGCCCGCCCAACGGGGTCCGCATCCACGTCGCCGGAATCGACCTGATCCGCGACGAGAAGGGAGATCTGCGCGTCCTGGAGGACAACGTCCGCTCACCGTCGGGCGTCTCCTATGTGATGGAGAACCGCCGGACTATGGCCCGGGTCTTCCCCGACCTGTTCGCCACCCACCGGGTCCGCGCGGTCCGCGACTACCCGCGCCACCTGCTGCGCGCCCTGCGCGCCTCCGCACCGTCGAGTGTCACGAATCCGACGGTCGTGCTGCTCACGCCCGGGGTCGCCAATTCCGCCTACTTCGAGCACTCCCTGCTCGCCAGGCAGATGGGGATCGAGCTGGTCGAGGGTCGCGACCTCATCTGCCGCGACAACGTCGTGTACATGCGGACCACCGACGGCCGCACCCGCGTCGACGTCATCTATCGGCGCATCGACGACGACTACCTCGATCCCCTGCAGTTCCGGCCGGATTCGGTGCTGGGCGTCGCGGGCCTCGTCAACGCCGCGCGGGCCGGCAACGTGGTGATCTCCAGCGCCGTCGGAAACGGCGTCGCCGACGACAAGCTCGTCTACACCTACGTGCCGGAGATCATCCGCTACTACCTCGGCGAGGAGCCATTGCTGCGCAACGTGGAGACGCTGCGGTGCTGGCTGCCGGACGAATGCGCCGAGGTGCTGTCCCGCCTCGACGAACTCGTCGTGAAGCCGGTGGAGGGCAGCGGCGGATACGGCATCGTCTTCGGGCCGTTCGCCACGCGCGGCGAACTCGACCGTCTCGCCGACCGGATCCGCGCGAACCCGCGCGGCTGGATCGCCCAACCCCTCGTGGCGCTGTCCACCAACCCCACCCTCTTCGACGACGCCCTGGAGCCCCGCCACGTCGATCTGCGGCCCTTCGCCGTGAACGACGGCGAGTCGGTGTGGGTCCTGCCCGGCGGGCTCACCCGTGTCGCCCTGGAGAAGGGCTCGATGGTGGTGAACTCGTCGCAGGGCGGCGGGTCGAAGGACACCTGGGTCTTGGCGACCGGGAAGGACGGGAGCTGA
- a CDS encoding TetR/AcrR family transcriptional regulator: MPKVSDDHLAARRREILDGARRCFADYGYDGATVRRLEEATGLSRGAIFHHFRDKEALFLALADEDAHRMADVAAEHGLVQVMRNMLARPQDFDWLGTRLEIARKIRTDADFRDQWRARSAELDSATLSRLEARRTEGRLRDDLPAEVLVTYLDLVMDGLINRLATGESTANLEAVLDLVETSVRVNARG, encoded by the coding sequence ATGCCTAAGGTTTCCGACGACCACCTTGCCGCGCGTCGCCGAGAGATTCTCGACGGCGCGCGGCGGTGTTTCGCGGACTACGGCTATGACGGCGCCACCGTGCGCCGGCTGGAAGAGGCCACCGGTCTGTCCCGGGGGGCGATCTTCCACCACTTCCGGGACAAGGAGGCGCTGTTCCTCGCCCTCGCCGACGAGGATGCGCACCGGATGGCCGACGTGGCGGCCGAGCACGGCCTGGTCCAGGTCATGCGCAACATGCTCGCGCGTCCGCAGGACTTCGACTGGCTGGGCACCCGGCTGGAGATCGCGCGCAAGATCCGCACCGATGCCGACTTCCGCGACCAGTGGCGCGCCCGCTCGGCCGAGTTGGATTCGGCCACCCTCTCCCGGCTGGAGGCGCGCCGGACCGAGGGGCGGTTGCGCGACGACCTGCCCGCCGAGGTGCTGGTCACCTATCTCGACCTCGTCATGGACGGTTTGATCAACCGGTTGGCGACCGGCGAGTCGACCGCGAACCTGGAGGCGGTGCTCGACCTCGTCGAGACGTCGGTCCGCGTCAACGCGCGCGGCTGA
- the trxA gene encoding thioredoxin yields the protein MATTELTAAAFDQTVTDNEIVLVDFWASWCGPCRQFAPTFERASENHDDIVFAKVDTEAEQQLAAAANIRSIPTLMAFKKGYMVFNQAGALPPEALEDLIGQLKKLDVEKAIAESEPDGATEV from the coding sequence ATGGCAACCACAGAATTGACCGCAGCGGCCTTCGACCAGACCGTGACCGACAACGAGATCGTGCTCGTCGACTTCTGGGCCTCCTGGTGCGGCCCGTGCCGACAGTTCGCCCCGACCTTCGAACGCGCCTCGGAGAACCACGACGACATCGTGTTCGCCAAGGTCGACACCGAGGCGGAGCAGCAGCTCGCCGCCGCGGCGAACATCCGCTCGATCCCGACGCTGATGGCCTTCAAGAAGGGCTACATGGTGTTCAACCAGGCCGGCGCGCTCCCGCCCGAGGCCCTCGAGGACCTGATCGGCCAGCTCAAGAAGCTCGACGTCGAGAAGGCGATCGCGGAGAGCGAGCCGGACGGCGCGACCGAGGTCTAG
- a CDS encoding acyl-CoA synthetase: MFPGVHAARTPDKPAIVKPSSGEQVTYRELDENSTRIAHYLRDDLGLRRGDVVAMVTDNDLRAFDVYWAAIRSGLYVTAVNHHLTAAETNFILADCGAKALFASAAVAAAVADSGEIEALAAPGRRVAWGGPVPGFADYEEIRSAASAQPLDDQPRGTDMLYSSGTTGRPKGIKPPLPVGQVDEVPDMVSAVFGPAYGFDADTVYLSPAPVYHAAPLRYCGMVNSLGGTTILMDRFEPQEALRLIDEYRVTHSQWVPTMFVRMLKLPAEVRDRYDVSSMKAAIHAAAPCPAEVKRQMIEWWGPVLNEYYAATEAAGVTMIGSADALTHPGSVGKAVLGIVHICDDEGRDLPAGQVGTIYFERDEVPFVYHNDPDKTRKSQHPQHETWATTGDLGYLDDDGFLYLTDRSAFMIISGGVNIYPQEAENVLINHPAVYDVAVIGVPDAEMGEQVKACVQLADGYEPSAALADELIAFTKESVASYKAPRSVDFFDDLPRTPTGKMVKGELRKRYTESA; the protein is encoded by the coding sequence ATGTTCCCCGGAGTCCATGCCGCCCGCACCCCCGACAAGCCCGCGATCGTCAAGCCATCCTCCGGCGAGCAGGTGACCTACCGCGAACTCGACGAGAATTCGACCCGCATCGCACACTATCTGCGCGATGACTTGGGCCTTCGACGCGGCGACGTCGTCGCGATGGTCACCGACAACGACCTGCGCGCATTCGACGTGTATTGGGCGGCGATCCGCAGCGGCCTGTACGTCACCGCGGTCAACCACCATCTGACGGCGGCCGAGACCAATTTCATCCTCGCCGATTGCGGTGCGAAGGCGCTCTTCGCGTCGGCGGCGGTCGCCGCCGCCGTCGCCGACTCCGGTGAGATCGAGGCCCTCGCCGCTCCGGGCCGACGGGTGGCCTGGGGTGGTCCCGTCCCCGGCTTCGCCGACTACGAGGAGATCCGTTCCGCGGCCTCCGCGCAACCGCTCGATGATCAGCCCCGCGGCACCGACATGCTCTATTCGTCGGGCACCACCGGGCGTCCCAAGGGGATCAAGCCGCCGCTGCCGGTGGGGCAGGTCGACGAGGTGCCCGATATGGTGTCGGCCGTCTTCGGGCCGGCCTACGGATTCGACGCCGACACCGTCTACCTCTCCCCCGCGCCCGTCTACCACGCGGCGCCGCTGCGCTACTGCGGCATGGTCAACTCGTTGGGCGGCACCACGATCCTGATGGACCGATTCGAGCCGCAGGAGGCGCTGCGCCTCATCGACGAATACCGCGTCACGCACAGCCAATGGGTGCCGACGATGTTCGTCCGCATGCTCAAGCTGCCCGCCGAGGTCCGCGACCGCTACGACGTGTCGAGCATGAAGGCCGCCATCCACGCGGCGGCTCCCTGTCCGGCCGAGGTCAAGCGGCAGATGATCGAGTGGTGGGGGCCGGTACTCAACGAGTATTACGCGGCGACCGAGGCCGCGGGGGTCACGATGATCGGCTCGGCCGATGCGCTCACCCATCCCGGCTCGGTCGGCAAGGCGGTACTCGGGATCGTCCACATCTGCGACGACGAGGGCCGCGATCTGCCCGCCGGCCAGGTCGGGACCATCTACTTCGAGCGCGACGAGGTCCCGTTCGTCTATCACAACGACCCGGACAAGACGCGCAAGAGCCAACATCCCCAGCATGAGACCTGGGCGACCACCGGCGACCTCGGCTACCTCGACGACGACGGCTTTCTCTACCTGACCGACCGGTCGGCGTTCATGATCATCTCCGGCGGGGTGAACATCTATCCGCAGGAGGCGGAGAACGTGCTCATCAACCACCCGGCGGTGTACGACGTCGCGGTGATCGGTGTCCCCGACGCCGAGATGGGCGAGCAGGTCAAGGCCTGCGTCCAGCTGGCCGACGGCTACGAGCCGTCGGCGGCGCTCGCCGACGAACTCATCGCGTTCACCAAGGAATCCGTGGCCTCCTACAAGGCCCCCAGGTCGGTCGACTTCTTCGACGACCTCCCGCGCACGCCCACCGGCAAGATGGTCAAGGGCGAGCTGCGCAAGCGCTACACCGAATCGGCCTAG